One genomic region from Streptomyces sp. NBC_00457 encodes:
- a CDS encoding GNAT family N-acetyltransferase, with protein sequence MRFRWDWLRPVVPAPYVPTIGPVHPSVLTEDLFTDTLTAASTDRWFLRYDKDIRWSDSKDETVLVESIVHLSSETLIPTLSRRGVGMIKVHLYGIEPSSVLAATELAQKLSAEHGASKSRVVQFLGPESTGGRGTRIQLKDFRTALCLPPDGPVRSIDEWPAGVRGTFADFAEQMASDGFVFLYEQMQAGTVGPVLTAVVDGSVAGAIGPMEIRPDAIGTPQLMPQYFGVLPEHRGAGLGRLLWRAAMHWGQVNGAAYQLLQTEAGGPSDRLCRSEGLTSLGFIYWQAA encoded by the coding sequence ATGCGATTCCGCTGGGACTGGCTCCGTCCAGTGGTGCCGGCGCCCTACGTGCCGACGATCGGGCCGGTCCACCCGTCCGTACTGACCGAGGATCTGTTCACGGACACCCTGACCGCGGCCTCCACCGATCGGTGGTTCCTGCGGTACGACAAGGACATCCGCTGGTCCGACAGCAAGGACGAAACCGTCCTCGTCGAGAGCATCGTGCATCTGTCCAGTGAGACGTTGATCCCCACGCTGTCCCGGCGCGGTGTCGGCATGATCAAGGTCCACCTCTACGGCATCGAGCCAAGCAGCGTCCTCGCCGCCACCGAGCTCGCCCAGAAGCTGTCCGCCGAACACGGTGCCAGCAAGTCACGCGTCGTACAGTTCCTCGGCCCCGAGTCTACGGGCGGCCGCGGTACGCGCATCCAGCTCAAGGACTTCAGGACGGCCCTCTGCCTGCCTCCGGATGGCCCAGTTCGTTCCATCGACGAATGGCCGGCGGGCGTACGAGGTACCTTCGCCGACTTCGCCGAGCAGATGGCATCCGACGGCTTCGTCTTTCTCTATGAACAGATGCAGGCCGGAACGGTCGGCCCAGTCCTGACCGCCGTCGTGGACGGCAGTGTGGCTGGCGCTATCGGCCCGATGGAGATCCGTCCCGACGCGATCGGTACCCCACAACTGATGCCGCAGTATTTCGGTGTCCTCCCAGAGCACCGCGGCGCAGGACTGGGGCGTCTGCTGTGGCGGGCGGCGATGCACTGGGGCCAGGTCAATGGGGCTGCTTACCAGCTCCTCCAAACGGAGGCCGGTGGCCCTTCGGATCGCCTCTGTCGGTCCGAAGGACTCACCTCGCTCGGCTTCATCTACTGGCAGGCCGCTTGA
- a CDS encoding tyrosine-type recombinase/integrase gives MNTFTSTVVEDFIMSMEERSVGLAAQQNSFDTLKKTLLDARRRGGITEDPFDGVIPPEYIPQKITIPTLGEIHALKTVASDGLVVVIDLMSGCGLRNGEAYAANLERMVADDVYRITEQIEGKTRERSRLKHRKPGEFRETPMPCTVRESLLQYEKNHGASTDGYLLRTQRSAYWAHTTLEYQWNIAKKRAGITRRLTTYSLRHFFASNCLSRGIPIMDVAEWMGHKNINMTFKTYRHLMPAPIGRAARILNEGL, from the coding sequence ATGAACACCTTCACCTCGACCGTCGTCGAAGACTTCATCATGTCGATGGAGGAACGTTCCGTCGGCCTGGCCGCGCAGCAGAACTCCTTCGACACGCTCAAGAAGACCCTCCTCGACGCACGTCGCCGGGGAGGCATCACCGAGGACCCGTTCGACGGGGTCATACCGCCCGAGTACATCCCTCAGAAGATCACCATTCCGACGCTGGGCGAAATCCACGCTCTTAAGACGGTCGCCAGCGACGGCCTCGTCGTCGTCATCGACCTGATGTCGGGCTGCGGTCTCCGCAACGGAGAAGCCTACGCAGCCAACCTGGAGCGGATGGTCGCGGACGACGTCTACCGGATCACCGAGCAGATCGAGGGAAAGACGCGTGAGCGGTCACGCCTCAAGCACCGCAAGCCGGGAGAGTTCCGCGAAACTCCCATGCCCTGCACCGTTCGCGAGTCGCTCCTGCAGTACGAGAAGAACCACGGCGCGTCTACAGACGGGTACCTTCTCCGGACCCAGCGGTCCGCCTATTGGGCACACACCACGCTCGAATACCAGTGGAACATTGCGAAGAAGAGGGCCGGCATTACGAGGAGGCTGACGACCTACTCTTTGCGCCACTTCTTCGCGTCGAACTGCTTGTCCAGGGGAATACCCATCATGGACGTGGCGGAGTGGATGGGGCACAAGAACATCAACATGACCTTCAAGACCTACCGCCACCTCATGCCGGCGCCGATCGGCCGAGCCGCTCGAATTCTCAACGAAGGCCTCTGA
- a CDS encoding PaaX family transcriptional regulator: MNVNAEPQGDLQDPPDSPDSPARAGSSTARPQSLLLAFFGNHALDEHPLCVYSGSIIDVLARVGVGEQAVRSTLTRMVNRGLLVRRRQGRRMYFGPTPLATQILRDGGRRIWETSAVNDDWDGTWTLIGFSLPESWQRRRHDLRSRLTWAGFGPLYNGLWIAPGPMDVSEVITELQLSAYVKVFRARADEATDIGLMVRDTWDLDSLAARYTDFTRRWSALPEPGTDDAIATRLRLVSEWLRIIRTDPRLPGRHLPPDWPARRAEETFRRVAAATETPARVMAGAILDTIPLGTS, from the coding sequence ATGAACGTGAACGCCGAGCCCCAAGGGGACCTCCAGGACCCGCCGGACTCGCCCGACTCCCCGGCCCGTGCGGGGAGTTCCACAGCGCGCCCGCAGTCGCTTCTGCTCGCCTTCTTCGGCAACCACGCCCTGGACGAGCACCCGCTCTGCGTCTACTCGGGCAGCATCATCGACGTCCTCGCGCGGGTCGGCGTGGGCGAACAGGCCGTCCGTTCCACGCTCACCCGCATGGTCAACCGCGGTCTGCTGGTGCGCCGGAGGCAGGGGCGCCGCATGTACTTCGGCCCGACCCCGCTCGCCACCCAGATCCTGCGGGACGGCGGCCGGCGGATCTGGGAGACCAGCGCCGTCAACGACGACTGGGACGGCACCTGGACCCTGATCGGCTTCTCCCTCCCCGAGTCCTGGCAGCGCCGGCGCCACGATCTCCGCTCGCGCCTCACCTGGGCCGGCTTCGGCCCCCTCTACAACGGTCTGTGGATCGCCCCCGGTCCCATGGACGTCTCCGAAGTGATCACCGAGCTCCAACTGTCCGCATACGTCAAGGTCTTCCGCGCCCGCGCCGACGAGGCGACGGACATCGGCCTCATGGTCCGCGACACGTGGGACCTGGACTCCCTCGCCGCCCGCTACACCGACTTCACCCGACGCTGGAGCGCCCTTCCGGAGCCGGGCACCGACGACGCCATCGCCACCCGGCTGCGACTGGTCAGCGAATGGCTCCGGATCATCCGCACCGATCCGCGGCTGCCGGGACGGCATCTTCCGCCCGACTGGCCGGCCCGGCGGGCCGAGGAGACCTTTCGCCGTGTCGCCGCCGCGACCGAGACACCGGCCCGCGTGATGGCCGGCGCCATCCTGGACACCATTCCACTGGGCACGTCCTGA
- a CDS encoding ABC transporter substrate-binding protein, which yields MQRRILGLALAVVTVAAVAGCGSSDSGSSAASPAGDGKTTQVTVGVIPIVDVAPLYLGQKQGFFSSRGIELKMVTAQGGAAIIPGVVSGQFQFGFSNTTSLMLAQTKGVPVKSVVNGAASNGKVGADVTAVMVKKDSSIKSAKDLAGHTVAVNTLQNIGDTTVRESVRKAGGDPADVKFVEIPFDQMPAALDGGRVDAAWMGEPAQTIAKAQGARAVASPFAETHPKLTVATYFTSTKIAQENPDLVKKFNEAMTESLKYASEHPDEARQILTTYTKISGDVLTKLTLPNWPAQVDTASLEKLAGLGEQDGIFGGKKPDIGALFS from the coding sequence ATGCAAAGGCGCATACTCGGGCTTGCACTCGCCGTAGTGACCGTCGCCGCAGTCGCCGGGTGCGGCTCGTCGGACTCCGGAAGTTCCGCTGCCTCGCCCGCGGGTGACGGCAAGACCACGCAGGTCACGGTCGGTGTCATTCCGATCGTCGACGTGGCGCCGCTCTACCTCGGGCAGAAGCAGGGCTTCTTCAGCAGCCGGGGGATCGAACTGAAGATGGTGACCGCCCAGGGCGGCGCCGCGATCATCCCCGGCGTGGTGAGCGGGCAGTTCCAGTTCGGCTTCAGCAACACGACGTCGCTGATGCTCGCGCAGACCAAGGGCGTTCCGGTCAAGTCCGTGGTCAACGGCGCCGCCTCCAACGGCAAGGTGGGAGCCGACGTCACCGCCGTCATGGTCAAGAAGGACAGCTCGATCAAGTCGGCCAAGGACCTCGCCGGGCACACCGTCGCCGTGAACACCCTGCAGAACATCGGCGACACGACCGTCCGCGAATCGGTGCGCAAGGCCGGCGGTGACCCCGCGGACGTCAAGTTCGTCGAGATCCCCTTCGACCAGATGCCGGCCGCTCTGGACGGCGGACGCGTGGACGCCGCCTGGATGGGCGAGCCCGCCCAGACCATCGCCAAGGCCCAGGGCGCGCGGGCGGTGGCCTCGCCGTTCGCCGAGACGCACCCCAAGCTCACCGTCGCGACCTACTTCACCTCGACGAAGATCGCGCAGGAGAACCCGGACCTGGTGAAGAAGTTCAACGAGGCGATGACCGAGTCGCTGAAGTACGCCTCCGAGCACCCCGACGAGGCACGGCAGATCCTCACCACCTACACCAAGATCAGCGGTGATGTGCTCACCAAGCTGACGCTGCCCAACTGGCCCGCCCAGGTCGACACCGCCTCCCTGGAGAAGCTGGCCGGGCTCGGCGAGCAGGACGGCATCTTCGGCGGCAAGAAGCCGGACATCGGAGCGCTGTTCTCATGA